One stretch of Corynebacterium auriscanis DNA includes these proteins:
- a CDS encoding zf-HC2 domain-containing protein: MASFLDDFNRELSVDHLSLEAIAALVDNELSPKAEHRAKVHLVHCEQCREEVNAQRVAAERLREHEVPVRASGTLREKLAKIPEAATVGSAQPAVAHGKRTFAADGCRRPETLSDRVGLLLRRLAQR, encoded by the coding sequence GTGGCATCTTTCTTGGACGATTTCAATCGTGAACTGTCCGTGGACCACCTCTCCCTCGAGGCCATCGCGGCGCTCGTCGACAACGAGCTCAGCCCGAAAGCAGAGCATCGTGCCAAGGTGCATTTGGTGCACTGCGAGCAGTGCCGAGAAGAAGTCAATGCGCAGCGGGTGGCCGCTGAGCGACTTCGAGAGCATGAAGTTCCGGTCCGGGCCAGCGGAACCTTGCGCGAGAAACTAGCGAAAATTCCCGAAGCTGCGACCGTAGGCAGTGCACAACCCGCAGTCGCTCATGGCAAACGGACTTTCGCCGCTGACGGATGCCGGCGACCGGAGACTCTTTCCGATCGGGTGGGATTGCTTCTGCGGAGGCTAGCACAGCGCTAG
- a CDS encoding multifunctional oxoglutarate decarboxylase/oxoglutarate dehydrogenase thiamine pyrophosphate-binding subunit/dihydrolipoyllysine-residue succinyltransferase subunit, whose protein sequence is MSSANFGQNEWLVDEMYQQYKQNPQSVDADWREFFEKNGSAGASDNKASTQQQNAAGSASTQSVQPSPESNTKAPTAKAKETQVDSTRHKVARPIPTRVAPPAPKQPVEAPEPGETVLRGPAKAVAKNMDISLELPTATSVRDMPAKLMFENRAVLNETLIARGGGKISFTHIIGYALIQAVKAHPDMNNSYAVVDGKPTLVTPEHINLGLAIDMQAKNGSRSLVVAAIKEAETLGFNEFVEKYEDIVVRARKGKLTMDDFSGVTISLTNPGGIGTRHSVPRLTKGQGAIIGVGSMDYPAEFAGASEDRLGEMGIGKLVTMTSTYDHRIIQGAESGEFLRTMSRLLVDDAFWDSIFESMRVPYAPVRWSQDLPNIGVDKSTRVMQLIEAYRARGHLKADINPLQWTHPGLPMPDKSDLDIESHGLTLWDFDRTFNVGGFAGRETMTLREVLATLRKAYTLKVGSEYTHIMDASERQWLQDRIEEGQASFSPAEQKYILQKLNSAEAFENFLQTKYVGQKRFSLEGAETLIPMMDAAIDRAAGADLDEVVIAMPHRGRLNVLANIVGKPYSKIFTEFEGNIDPAAAGGSGDVKYHLGDKGHYHQMFGDGEIDVSLAANPSHLEAVNPVMEGIARAKEDLLDRGKDMHTVMPVLLHGDAAFAGLGVVQETINLFKLDAYSVGGTVHIVVNNQIGFTTTPDAGRSTHYATDLAKGFDCPVFHVNGDDPEACVWVAQLAVDYRNRFGKDVFIDLVTYRRRGHNEADDPSMTQPLMYDIIGDLATSRAQYTEALIGRGDLSEEDAEKVQRDFHDQLETVFNEVRKAEKGAKAKEQLGITRSQELPHGLDTSVPRELVEKIGDLFYDVPEGFEPHPRVKPVIKRRKQMSREGKIDWGFGELLAFGSLVEGGKLVRLVGEDTLRGTFTQRHCVLFDHEDHDRYNPLQVLGEEAGNGGRFEAYNSALTEFAGMGFEYGYSVGNPDALVAWEAQFGDFANGAQTIIDEYVSSGEAKWGQISSLVLLLPHGYEGQGPDHSSARIERFLQMSAEGTWTIAQPSTPANYFHLLRRHALGSLKRPLVVFTPKSMLRNKAAVSSVEDFTEVKKFQSVIDDPNQNGKNEKVRYVLMCSGKVYYDLEKKRQEDNRDDVAIVRVEMLHPVPYNRIKAALENYPNAEVRWVQDEPANQGPWPFLALELPEYLPGLKLKRVSRRAQASTATGVAKVHQLEQKQLIEEAFRD, encoded by the coding sequence GTGAGCAGCGCAAATTTCGGTCAGAACGAATGGCTGGTAGACGAAATGTACCAGCAGTACAAGCAGAACCCGCAGTCGGTTGATGCCGACTGGCGCGAATTTTTCGAGAAGAACGGTTCGGCGGGTGCTTCTGACAATAAGGCATCCACCCAGCAGCAGAATGCTGCGGGCAGCGCCTCCACCCAGTCAGTTCAGCCATCCCCAGAGAGCAACACCAAAGCTCCCACGGCCAAGGCTAAAGAGACTCAGGTGGACAGTACCCGTCATAAGGTCGCACGGCCCATACCAACACGTGTAGCTCCGCCAGCTCCGAAACAGCCCGTTGAGGCACCGGAGCCAGGCGAGACGGTGCTGCGTGGCCCGGCCAAAGCCGTTGCCAAGAATATGGACATTTCCCTGGAACTCCCGACGGCTACCTCCGTCCGGGATATGCCAGCGAAGCTCATGTTCGAAAACCGAGCAGTGCTTAATGAAACTCTGATTGCCCGCGGTGGCGGCAAGATCAGCTTTACGCACATCATTGGTTACGCCCTGATCCAGGCTGTCAAGGCGCACCCAGACATGAACAATAGTTACGCGGTGGTGGATGGGAAGCCCACCCTGGTTACCCCAGAGCACATTAACTTGGGCTTGGCTATCGACATGCAAGCCAAGAACGGCTCCCGTTCCCTCGTGGTCGCCGCAATTAAGGAAGCCGAGACGCTGGGCTTCAATGAGTTCGTAGAGAAGTACGAAGACATTGTTGTTCGCGCACGCAAGGGCAAGCTGACGATGGATGACTTCAGCGGAGTTACCATCTCGCTGACCAACCCAGGTGGAATCGGCACCCGCCACTCCGTGCCACGCCTGACCAAGGGGCAGGGCGCCATTATCGGTGTGGGATCCATGGATTACCCAGCTGAATTCGCCGGCGCATCCGAGGACCGTTTGGGCGAGATGGGCATCGGCAAGCTGGTCACGATGACCTCCACTTACGACCACCGCATCATCCAGGGCGCCGAGTCCGGCGAGTTCCTGCGCACTATGAGCCGTTTGCTTGTTGACGATGCGTTCTGGGATAGCATTTTCGAGTCCATGCGCGTGCCTTACGCCCCTGTGCGCTGGAGCCAGGACCTGCCGAACATCGGAGTGGATAAGTCCACCCGTGTTATGCAGCTGATCGAGGCCTACCGCGCTCGCGGCCACCTCAAGGCGGACATCAACCCACTGCAGTGGACCCACCCTGGCCTGCCCATGCCAGACAAGTCCGACTTGGATATTGAATCTCACGGATTGACCCTGTGGGACTTCGACCGCACCTTCAACGTAGGTGGCTTTGCAGGTCGCGAAACCATGACCCTCCGCGAGGTCCTCGCAACACTGCGTAAGGCCTACACCCTTAAGGTTGGTTCTGAGTACACCCACATCATGGACGCCTCCGAGCGCCAGTGGCTGCAGGACCGCATCGAAGAGGGCCAGGCTTCCTTCTCCCCTGCTGAACAAAAGTACATTCTGCAGAAGCTCAATTCCGCTGAGGCGTTTGAGAACTTCCTGCAGACCAAGTACGTGGGCCAAAAGCGCTTCTCCCTAGAGGGTGCCGAAACCCTAATCCCAATGATGGATGCAGCCATCGACCGTGCAGCTGGGGCCGACCTCGACGAGGTCGTTATCGCAATGCCGCACCGTGGTCGCCTGAACGTGCTTGCCAACATCGTTGGCAAGCCCTATTCCAAGATCTTCACCGAGTTCGAAGGCAACATCGACCCAGCTGCTGCTGGTGGTTCCGGAGACGTGAAGTACCACTTAGGCGACAAGGGCCACTACCACCAGATGTTCGGCGACGGCGAAATCGACGTCTCGTTGGCAGCTAACCCTTCCCACCTCGAGGCTGTTAACCCAGTCATGGAGGGCATCGCGCGCGCGAAGGAAGATCTGCTGGATCGTGGCAAGGATATGCACACCGTAATGCCAGTTCTATTACACGGTGATGCCGCCTTCGCCGGTCTGGGTGTGGTTCAGGAAACCATCAACCTGTTCAAGCTGGATGCGTACAGCGTCGGTGGTACTGTTCACATCGTTGTAAACAACCAGATCGGTTTCACCACCACCCCAGATGCAGGCCGTTCCACCCACTACGCCACCGACCTGGCCAAGGGCTTTGACTGCCCGGTATTCCACGTCAATGGTGATGACCCAGAGGCCTGCGTATGGGTAGCCCAATTGGCTGTCGATTACCGCAACCGCTTCGGTAAAGATGTCTTCATCGACCTGGTTACTTACCGTCGCCGTGGTCACAACGAGGCAGACGACCCATCGATGACCCAGCCATTGATGTACGACATCATCGGCGACCTGGCCACTTCTCGTGCGCAGTACACTGAGGCCCTCATTGGCCGTGGCGACCTGTCCGAAGAGGATGCGGAGAAGGTGCAGCGCGACTTCCACGATCAGTTGGAGACCGTGTTCAACGAGGTTCGCAAGGCCGAAAAGGGCGCCAAGGCCAAGGAGCAGCTGGGTATCACCCGATCCCAGGAGTTGCCCCACGGCCTGGATACCTCCGTCCCGCGCGAGCTGGTTGAAAAGATCGGTGACCTGTTCTACGACGTTCCTGAGGGCTTTGAGCCACACCCACGTGTTAAGCCAGTCATCAAGCGCCGTAAGCAGATGTCTCGCGAGGGCAAGATCGACTGGGGATTCGGTGAGCTATTGGCCTTCGGTTCCTTGGTTGAGGGTGGCAAGCTGGTTCGTTTGGTCGGTGAGGACACGCTCCGTGGTACTTTCACCCAGCGCCACTGTGTCCTGTTCGACCACGAAGATCACGACCGTTACAACCCACTGCAGGTGCTCGGAGAGGAAGCCGGAAACGGTGGCCGTTTTGAGGCATACAACTCCGCACTGACGGAATTCGCCGGAATGGGCTTCGAGTACGGCTACTCCGTAGGTAACCCAGACGCGCTGGTTGCATGGGAGGCTCAGTTCGGTGACTTCGCCAACGGTGCGCAAACCATCATCGATGAGTACGTATCTTCCGGTGAAGCCAAGTGGGGTCAAATTTCCAGCCTCGTGCTGTTGCTGCCTCACGGTTACGAGGGCCAGGGCCCTGACCACTCCTCCGCCCGCATCGAGCGTTTCCTGCAGATGTCCGCAGAAGGCACATGGACCATTGCCCAGCCTTCCACACCGGCCAACTACTTCCACCTGCTGCGTCGCCACGCATTGGGCAGCCTGAAGCGTCCTTTGGTTGTGTTTACGCCAAAGTCCATGCTGCGTAACAAGGCAGCTGTGTCCAGCGTGGAGGACTTCACCGAGGTAAAGAAGTTCCAGTCCGTCATCGACGATCCAAATCAGAACGGTAAGAACGAAAAGGTTCGCTATGTTCTGATGTGCTCGGGCAAGGTTTACTACGACTTGGAGAAGAAGCGCCAAGAGGACAACCGCGACGATGTCGCCATCGTCCGTGTAGAAATGCTGCACCCCGTCCCATACAACCGGATTAAGGCTGCACTGGAAAACTACCCGAACGCCGAAGTTCGCTGGGTCCAGGATGAGCCTGCTAACCAGGGTCCTTGGCCATTCCTGGCTCTGGAATTGCCGGAGTACCTGCCAGGCCTGAAGCTCAAGCGCGTTTCCCGTCGCGCACAAGCTTCGACTGCTACTGGCGTTGCAAAGGTGCACCAGCTGGAGCAGAAGCAACTCATCGAAGAAGCGTTCCGCGACTAG
- the sigE gene encoding RNA polymerase sigma factor SigE: MSDSIAAGASTADFDAGIGKMPTWEQLVNEHADSVYRLAYRLSGNQQDAEDLTQDTFMRVFRSLKNYQPGTFEGWLHRITTNLFLDMVRRRSTIRMEELPEDYDRVEGTIAAPDVAYEMNNIDPALEQALDQLSPEFRVAVVLCDGMGMTYDEISRTLGLKLGTVRSRIHRARTQLRSHLQREAGQLTFVPAEAVKS; the protein is encoded by the coding sequence ATGAGTGACTCGATTGCGGCCGGAGCTAGTACCGCGGATTTTGATGCCGGAATCGGAAAGATGCCAACGTGGGAGCAGTTGGTTAACGAACACGCCGATAGTGTGTATCGCTTGGCGTACAGGCTCTCGGGCAACCAGCAGGATGCCGAAGACCTCACCCAAGACACATTCATGCGGGTATTTCGCAGTCTGAAGAATTACCAACCGGGGACTTTTGAAGGCTGGTTGCATCGCATTACCACCAACTTGTTCCTCGATATGGTCCGGCGACGTTCCACCATCCGCATGGAGGAGTTGCCCGAGGATTACGACAGAGTAGAGGGTACGATCGCTGCTCCTGACGTGGCGTACGAGATGAATAATATCGATCCAGCATTAGAGCAAGCGCTGGACCAGCTGTCGCCCGAATTCCGTGTTGCAGTTGTACTGTGTGATGGCATGGGAATGACCTACGACGAGATTTCCCGTACATTGGGTCTAAAATTGGGAACAGTTCGTTCCCGTATTCACCGCGCCCGTACGCAGCTTCGCAGTCACCTGCAGCGCGAAGCTGGGCAGCTAACGTTCGTGCCAGCGGAAGCGGTGAAAAGCTAA
- a CDS encoding amino acid permease: MANPETGASRNKNDSATSHDSSNPTASSSNTGNATPHGGETAADATTHSANTSATNQTGGVATLDPTHTDPPGRPAHRTGGLKHRHLHFIALGSAIGTGLFYGSSSAIQAAGPSVLFMYIIGGAVVYFMLRGLGELVLRNPHSGSFAEYATRYLGNWAGFITGWMFALEMIIVCLADLSAIGIYMRFWFPDVDAWVWVAATLLLVGAANIASTKMFGELEFGLTLVKVGAVVAMILGGAAVIIFGLSDSHSTGPDNLVNDGGFFPNGFGGFLGAYILVLFAFGGTEIIGVAGASTDDPRKAVPKAINTVPFRILLFYVLSILIILLINPWRTIDGEQSPFVQIFSSLGITWAAALLNVVVITAAVSAINADIFGAGRVLTGLAKQRLAPQFMKRTSGDVPVITTAVLLLILVVGVVLNAMIPEKIFTIFASLATFATVFVWLMILLSHVASRRGLNAEQVSAIQYRVPLWPIGQYFAIAMIMVAFGVLAWIEEFRVSLATGAGFIVIMSVFYFLMKPGKAQGELAPA; the protein is encoded by the coding sequence ATGGCCAATCCGGAAACCGGCGCCTCACGCAATAAGAATGACAGCGCCACTTCACACGATTCTTCCAATCCCACTGCCTCCAGTAGCAACACCGGAAACGCTACCCCTCATGGTGGCGAGACTGCAGCTGACGCAACCACGCATTCAGCCAATACGAGCGCAACCAACCAAACGGGTGGTGTGGCCACACTTGACCCGACTCACACAGACCCCCCAGGCCGCCCCGCACATCGCACAGGCGGTCTGAAACACCGCCACCTGCACTTCATTGCTCTAGGGTCAGCCATTGGCACGGGTTTGTTCTACGGTTCCTCGTCAGCCATCCAAGCAGCGGGGCCATCGGTACTGTTCATGTACATCATCGGCGGCGCGGTCGTTTACTTCATGCTGCGTGGTCTTGGCGAACTCGTACTGCGTAACCCACATTCCGGTTCCTTTGCCGAATACGCCACACGCTACTTGGGCAACTGGGCCGGATTCATCACTGGCTGGATGTTCGCTCTTGAAATGATCATCGTTTGTCTAGCGGACCTTTCTGCCATCGGCATCTACATGAGGTTCTGGTTCCCTGATGTAGACGCCTGGGTGTGGGTCGCCGCCACACTGTTGCTCGTGGGCGCTGCGAACATCGCCAGCACCAAGATGTTCGGTGAACTAGAGTTCGGACTCACGCTGGTTAAGGTGGGCGCCGTCGTAGCCATGATCCTAGGTGGGGCGGCCGTAATCATATTTGGGTTGTCTGATTCTCATTCGACGGGCCCCGACAATTTGGTGAATGATGGCGGATTCTTCCCCAACGGTTTCGGGGGCTTCCTTGGGGCATACATTCTTGTACTCTTCGCCTTCGGTGGTACGGAGATCATCGGTGTGGCCGGCGCCTCGACCGATGATCCACGAAAGGCAGTGCCCAAAGCTATCAACACCGTTCCGTTCCGTATTCTGCTGTTCTACGTGTTGTCCATCTTGATCATCTTGTTGATCAACCCTTGGCGCACGATTGATGGCGAGCAATCGCCGTTTGTTCAGATCTTTAGTTCGCTGGGCATCACGTGGGCCGCCGCCCTGCTCAACGTCGTGGTGATAACCGCCGCAGTTTCGGCTATCAACGCGGATATCTTCGGCGCTGGTCGCGTTCTCACGGGCCTAGCGAAACAGCGGCTTGCACCGCAATTCATGAAGAGAACCTCCGGCGATGTGCCCGTCATCACCACCGCCGTGCTCCTCCTCATCCTCGTTGTGGGCGTTGTCCTCAATGCCATGATTCCGGAGAAGATCTTCACCATCTTCGCCTCATTGGCCACGTTTGCGACCGTGTTCGTCTGGTTGATGATCCTTCTCTCCCACGTGGCTTCCCGTCGCGGACTCAACGCAGAGCAAGTATCTGCGATCCAGTACCGCGTACCCCTGTGGCCCATCGGCCAATACTTCGCAATCGCCATGATCATGGTGGCCTTCGGTGTGCTGGCATGGATCGAGGAGTTCCGCGTTTCCTTGGCAACCGGTGCCGGATTCATCGTTATTATGAGCGTTTTTTACTTCTTAATGAAGCCAGGTAAGGCTCAGGGCGAGCTCGCGCCCGCCTGA
- a CDS encoding Mrp/NBP35 family ATP-binding protein, with amino-acid sequence MSQVTESAVRSALSRVEDPELNKPITELGMVKSIEINGSDVAVEIYLTIAGCPMKNHLVERTQQATESVDGVEKATVTTDVMNDDQRRELRMKVRGDSADPVIPFAQPDSTTRVYAIASGKGGVGKSSVTVNLAVGLAKRGLKVGIIDADIYGHSIPHLMGSTDKPHQVDEMIMPLQAHGVKLISIGHFLGDNSPVVWRGPMLHRAIQQFLGDVFWGDLDILLLDLPPGTGDVAISVAQLVPNAELLIVTTPQAAAAEVAERAGSISQQTRQRIGGVIENMSWMNMPDGSKMEVFGSGGGQFVADRLSKIAGTKVPLLGQIPLDPNLRIGGDLGNPIVISEPESEAAIAFGGIADHLSMRRSSLAGKSLNLGVTRK; translated from the coding sequence ATGTCTCAAGTAACTGAATCCGCTGTCCGCAGCGCGCTATCCCGCGTAGAGGATCCCGAGCTTAATAAGCCGATAACCGAGCTCGGTATGGTGAAGTCAATCGAGATCAACGGTTCCGATGTAGCCGTAGAAATCTACCTCACCATCGCCGGTTGCCCGATGAAAAACCACCTGGTTGAGAGAACTCAGCAGGCTACCGAATCCGTCGATGGCGTGGAAAAGGCCACCGTCACCACCGACGTGATGAACGATGACCAGCGCCGCGAACTGCGCATGAAGGTTCGCGGAGATTCCGCCGATCCGGTTATTCCCTTCGCTCAACCAGATTCCACCACCCGCGTGTACGCCATTGCCTCCGGTAAGGGCGGCGTGGGTAAGTCCAGTGTGACGGTCAACCTCGCCGTGGGCTTGGCCAAGCGTGGGCTGAAGGTCGGCATCATTGATGCCGATATTTACGGCCACTCCATCCCTCACCTGATGGGCAGTACAGATAAGCCACACCAGGTTGATGAGATGATCATGCCGTTGCAGGCCCACGGTGTGAAGTTGATTTCCATTGGGCACTTCTTGGGCGATAACTCCCCGGTCGTGTGGCGTGGCCCTATGCTGCACCGTGCGATTCAACAGTTCCTAGGTGACGTGTTCTGGGGCGACTTGGACATTCTATTGCTCGACTTGCCACCGGGAACCGGAGACGTGGCGATTTCCGTGGCGCAGCTGGTCCCGAATGCGGAGTTGCTGATTGTTACCACCCCACAGGCTGCCGCCGCCGAGGTCGCCGAGCGCGCCGGTTCCATTTCCCAGCAGACTCGTCAGCGCATCGGTGGTGTGATCGAGAACATGAGCTGGATGAACATGCCGGATGGTTCCAAGATGGAGGTCTTCGGCTCCGGCGGCGGTCAGTTTGTCGCCGATCGACTGTCGAAGATTGCCGGCACCAAGGTTCCCCTGCTCGGTCAAATCCCATTGGATCCCAACCTCCGTATCGGTGGCGATTTGGGTAACCCCATCGTCATCTCAGAACCCGAAAGTGAAGCCGCCATCGCCTTCGGTGGGATCGCCGATCACTTGTCGATGCGACGCTCGTCGTTGGCTGGTAAGTCGCTCAACCTTGGGGTCACGCGCAAGTAG
- a CDS encoding O-methyltransferase gives MNASSATPEQAIVAHVNRTANHDEALLVAIEAAEEFGLMYPDTITGEFLTLLAAHAGSSATLAGHTPTAIVMSSASGVVGSYLFAGMSDGHLTCIEPEVQYQQLAKEAFAASGKRPNSFRFLPSSPLDVVSRLAQESYDLAVAEAHEEDLIPLVKATLPALRPGGLIILMDTLVDGLIGDESRTDRQTTAAREADEFFRELQDVQVSRLPLGAGLTLLTKVSAPQN, from the coding sequence GTGAATGCCTCATCTGCTACCCCCGAACAAGCCATCGTCGCTCACGTCAACCGCACGGCGAACCACGATGAAGCGCTCCTCGTCGCAATAGAAGCCGCCGAGGAATTTGGGCTGATGTACCCAGACACGATTACGGGCGAATTTCTTACACTCCTAGCCGCGCATGCTGGGAGCTCCGCGACTCTCGCTGGACACACCCCCACTGCAATCGTGATGAGCAGCGCATCCGGTGTGGTTGGATCCTACTTATTCGCCGGCATGTCCGACGGTCACCTCACGTGCATTGAACCGGAGGTGCAATACCAACAGTTGGCGAAGGAAGCCTTTGCGGCATCCGGAAAGCGACCCAACAGCTTCCGCTTTCTCCCTAGCTCCCCACTCGATGTTGTGAGCCGCCTCGCGCAGGAAAGCTACGATCTCGCCGTAGCTGAAGCCCATGAGGAAGACCTCATTCCACTGGTGAAAGCCACGCTACCCGCGCTCCGACCGGGTGGCTTGATCATCCTCATGGACACGCTGGTTGATGGCCTCATTGGCGATGAGTCCCGCACGGACCGGCAAACCACGGCGGCTCGGGAAGCAGACGAGTTCTTCCGCGAGCTGCAGGACGTTCAGGTTTCGCGCCTACCCTTGGGCGCGGGGCTAACGTTGCTAACAAAGGTCAGCGCCCCGCAGAACTAA